GTCCGGCCCAGAAGTTCCGACGGATCGTGAGTCACATGGATGACTGCGGTCGAGGTGTTCTCAAGGCCGGCCTCCAGCAGTTGGCGCATGTTGTCCTTGAGGGGTTTGTCCAGCCCGGTGAACGGTTCGTCCAGCAGGAGAATGTCCGGCGATATGGCAAAGGCCCGGGCCAGTGCAACCCTCTGGCGCATGCCCCCGGAGAGTTGGTGGGGGTATGCGTTTTCGAATTCGGCCAGTTCCATGCGCTGTAAATAATGCTGTGCGCGCTTCCTGGCTGCGGTCTTGTTCATGCCCTGCGCACAAAGCGGCAGGAGCACGTTGTTCAGGGTCGTATCCCATGGCAGCAGACGTGATTCCTGAAACACGTAGCCGATATGCGTCGAGTTGACGGTGATGTGCCCCATGTCCGGCATTTCCAAACCGGCGATCATGCGCAGGATGGTGGACTTGCCGATGCCGCTGGGGCCGAGCATGCCTATGGCCTCTCCTTGCTTCACGGTCAGGTTGAATCCGGCGATGACCGGGCGGTTGCCGAAACTTTTATGGATGTTTTCAAGAGTGATGATGGTGCTCATGCCCGTTTCCTCTGGATTGCCTTGGTGGCTGGTCGCAGCAGGGCCAGCTCGACCCCGCCGACGATGAGCATGCTGAGCAGGGTCAGGGCGTACAGCTCGGCGGTCTGCAGATTGGATCGGGAAATGGCCAGGGCGTGGCCGATGCCCTCATTGGCCCCGAGCATCTCCGCCAAGACGACGAGCCGGATGCAGTAGCCCGTGGCGAGGACCGTCCCGGAGAGAAACGGCCCGGCAAGGGCCATGGCGTATATGCGTACAAGCCGCATATGCAGAGGGAACTTGTAGACCTTGGCCATCTCCAGCAGATTGCGGTCCACGGCCATCATTCCGTCCGCCACGTTCACATAGACGATGGGGGCCATCATGGTGGCCGTAATGCACACGACCATGGTGGTCCCTACACCGAACCAGAGCATGAAAACCACAACAAGAACCACGCCGGGTATGCTTGTGAGAATCCAGCGGGCAGGGGCCAGCATGAATCTGAAAGGTTCGATGAAGCCCGCCAGGATACCCAGCAGGGCGCCGCTGCCTATGCCAAAAAAAAGAGCCAGGCCGATGCGCTCCAGTGTGGGTTTCAAGTGCAGGTCCAGAAATAGCTTGTTCTCAAAAAGTCCGAAGAGCGCTTCCATGGTTGCGCCCGGGCTTGCCACTACCAGACCGGAAAAATTCCGTGCCAGCATGTCCCAGCCGAAGATCAGGAGTACCACCCCGAAAAGATGAAAGCCCAATGGCGGCAGTTTGCCTATGGAGCGGCCGCTCATTGTGCAACCTCGAACAAGTCCGACCCCGGCAAGGCGCCGCCTATGGCCGCCGGGGATATCTCTCTGATTCTGCACAGGAAGAACATGGCGTCTTCCTGAGCCTTTTCTCCGCTCATGATGCGGAATTCGAAAT
This genomic stretch from Pseudodesulfovibrio alkaliphilus harbors:
- a CDS encoding ABC transporter ATP-binding protein, producing the protein MSTIITLENIHKSFGNRPVIAGFNLTVKQGEAIGMLGPSGIGKSTILRMIAGLEMPDMGHITVNSTHIGYVFQESRLLPWDTTLNNVLLPLCAQGMNKTAARKRAQHYLQRMELAEFENAYPHQLSGGMRQRVALARAFAISPDILLLDEPFTGLDKPLKDNMRQLLEAGLENTSTAVIHVTHDPSELLGRTHRTVHLEQQGQDRQIRTNSTQPRQRLRGEDLPLSTYDW
- a CDS encoding ABC transporter permease, translated to MSGRSIGKLPPLGFHLFGVVLLIFGWDMLARNFSGLVVASPGATMEALFGLFENKLFLDLHLKPTLERIGLALFFGIGSGALLGILAGFIEPFRFMLAPARWILTSIPGVVLVVVFMLWFGVGTTMVVCITATMMAPIVYVNVADGMMAVDRNLLEMAKVYKFPLHMRLVRIYAMALAGPFLSGTVLATGYCIRLVVLAEMLGANEGIGHALAISRSNLQTAELYALTLLSMLIVGGVELALLRPATKAIQRKRA